A genomic window from Sphingobacterium spiritivorum includes:
- a CDS encoding DUF4271 domain-containing protein — translation MSAKQFVILCLIIVMGLLLPHRSVANISIQTDSLYADTVSSLQKMYPLIMPDPDRGVSIPEEIKDKVIVTNGDFIKWMKFADTLKKDRPDAIRSGDARENRPVWIISIIMILVFAVALVRLFFPLDFNVIIEAYFKDRLLQQVSKEDNMATSWSYIFLYIIFSFTLGLFLLMYDAYMSGNGYSLTLNNFLKISLIVGVLFILKILFIRFISFVFELDKLVREYIAVLYLVYFNSMLILMPTVLVLSLLPSAYFTLVISFSIILVFILFIYRYLRTAFHLFGNLRFSLFYLILYLCCLEIAPILILVRTLSK, via the coding sequence ATGTCTGCGAAGCAATTCGTTATTTTATGTTTGATAATCGTAATGGGGCTTTTGTTGCCGCATCGGTCGGTAGCAAATATAAGTATACAAACTGACTCCTTGTATGCAGATACAGTCTCTTCTCTTCAAAAGATGTATCCGCTTATTATGCCGGATCCTGATCGCGGAGTTAGCATTCCCGAAGAGATCAAGGATAAGGTGATTGTTACAAACGGAGACTTTATCAAATGGATGAAGTTTGCGGATACACTAAAGAAGGATCGTCCGGATGCTATCAGATCCGGAGATGCCAGAGAAAATCGTCCGGTATGGATTATTAGTATTATTATGATACTCGTATTTGCTGTGGCTTTGGTACGCTTGTTTTTTCCATTGGATTTCAATGTCATTATTGAAGCGTATTTTAAAGACCGGTTGTTACAACAGGTCAGCAAAGAAGATAATATGGCGACTTCCTGGTCTTATATCTTTCTGTATATCATCTTCAGTTTCACCCTGGGCCTGTTCTTACTGATGTATGATGCTTATATGTCAGGCAATGGCTATTCGTTGACGTTAAATAATTTTCTCAAAATTTCGCTGATTGTAGGAGTGCTGTTTATTCTCAAAATTCTGTTCATAAGATTCATTTCTTTTGTGTTCGAATTGGATAAACTGGTAAGGGAATACATTGCGGTTCTATATTTAGTTTATTTTAACAGCATGTTAATTCTGATGCCGACAGTCTTGGTTTTGAGTTTATTGCCGTCTGCTTATTTTACATTAGTAATATCCTTTTCAATAATTTTAGTTTTTATTTTGTTTATTTACAGGTATTTACGCACTGCTTTTCATCTGTTCGGCAATCTTAGGTTTTCTCTTTTTTATTTAATTTTGTACCTTTGCTGCCTAGAAATCGCACCGATATTGATATTAGTGAGAACGTTGAGCAAATAA
- a CDS encoding uroporphyrinogen-III synthase produces the protein MNNMQTSDVERAKKVKSILVTIPKPDNDKSPYFNLAEKYNLKLDFRGFIHVEGVPAKDVRKDKINLSEHTAVIFTSKNAVDHFFRVCDEMRFEVSAEMKYFCITEAIALYLQKYIQYRKRKIFFGKQTAKDLEDVLKKHSKEKFLFPCSDVANEETQNWLQVNGYNFTPAVLFRTVISDLSDLKDVFYDIIVFFSPSSVQSLYENFPDFKQNNTRIAAFGATTQQALLDHGLILDIPAPTPVAPSMTMAVEQYIKLVNK, from the coding sequence ATGAACAATATGCAAACTTCTGATGTAGAAAGAGCCAAGAAAGTAAAGAGTATTCTAGTTACTATTCCAAAACCAGATAATGATAAGTCTCCTTATTTTAATTTAGCTGAAAAATATAACTTAAAGTTAGATTTCAGAGGCTTTATTCATGTGGAAGGGGTGCCTGCAAAAGATGTAAGAAAAGACAAAATAAATCTCTCTGAGCATACTGCAGTAATCTTTACCAGTAAAAACGCTGTCGATCATTTTTTCCGTGTTTGTGATGAAATGAGATTCGAAGTTTCGGCGGAGATGAAGTATTTCTGTATTACAGAAGCCATTGCACTTTACCTTCAAAAATACATTCAATATCGTAAACGTAAGATTTTCTTCGGCAAACAGACGGCAAAGGATCTGGAAGATGTGTTGAAAAAGCACAGTAAAGAGAAATTCCTGTTCCCATGCTCGGATGTGGCAAATGAAGAAACACAAAACTGGCTGCAGGTCAACGGATATAATTTTACTCCTGCAGTTTTGTTTCGTACGGTAATCAGCGATCTTTCGGATCTGAAGGATGTATTTTACGATATCATTGTTTTCTTCAGTCCTTCCAGTGTGCAGTCTCTGTATGAAAACTTTCCGGACTTTAAGCAGAACAACACCCGTATTGCTGCTTTCGGAGCCACTACACAACAAGCGTTGCTGGATCACGGATTGATTCTGGATATTCCGGCACCTACTCCTGTTGCTCCGAGTATGACAATGGCTGTTGAGCAATACATCAAGCTGGTAAATAAATAG
- a CDS encoding gliding motility-associated lipoprotein, translated as MNYNLFKVLTLAVMGSLLISSCKGPGNNGELLGVRLDKLKANKTPYGMVLIPGGTFIMGQSDEDITFSQVSQNRQVTIAPFYMDDTEISNSEYRQFVNWVRDSILITNFLGDDSYFIQNQGTTPTSGERHIDWNKVQSKSPWKTKDQTQRERVNSMYYQGEDRIFGKNEIDVRLLKYHYEWYDLRRAIAAKNDPSRSRSEFIMRDTILVYPDTTVWVSDFSYAQNEPMVEGYFSHPSFDEYPVVGVTWKQAQAFNTWRTRLFNNAAAKNREVERMPYQLPSEAEWEYAARAGKNGMQYPWGGPSARNARGCLMANFKPGRGNYIDDGAAYTAPVYSYWPNDFGLYNMAGNVAEWTQSSYDESAYSFVHDMNPTYAHSAKASDQNAMKRKVVRGGSWKDIGYFLQNSTRQYEYQDTAKSYIGFRSVTRYTGVTK; from the coding sequence ATGAATTATAATTTATTTAAAGTTCTTACTCTTGCTGTTATGGGCTCCCTGCTTATCAGTAGCTGCAAAGGTCCCGGTAATAACGGAGAGTTACTGGGGGTGAGATTAGATAAACTGAAAGCCAATAAAACACCTTATGGAATGGTACTTATTCCCGGAGGTACGTTTATTATGGGACAGTCCGATGAAGATATTACCTTTTCACAGGTATCTCAAAACAGACAGGTGACTATTGCACCTTTCTATATGGATGATACAGAGATATCCAATAGTGAGTACCGCCAATTTGTGAACTGGGTACGTGATTCCATTCTTATCACCAATTTTCTTGGTGATGATTCCTATTTTATTCAGAATCAGGGTACAACTCCTACTTCCGGAGAACGCCATATTGACTGGAATAAAGTCCAGAGTAAATCTCCATGGAAAACAAAGGATCAGACGCAACGTGAGCGTGTGAACAGCATGTATTATCAGGGTGAGGACCGTATCTTCGGAAAAAATGAAATCGACGTAAGATTGCTTAAATACCATTATGAATGGTATGATCTCCGCAGAGCAATCGCAGCGAAGAATGATCCTTCCCGCAGCAGATCAGAATTTATAATGAGAGATACTATCCTCGTATATCCGGATACAACAGTTTGGGTAAGCGATTTTAGTTATGCACAAAATGAGCCTATGGTGGAAGGATATTTTTCTCACCCTTCGTTTGATGAATACCCGGTAGTAGGTGTAACCTGGAAACAGGCGCAGGCATTCAATACCTGGAGAACCCGTCTGTTTAATAATGCTGCGGCTAAAAACAGAGAAGTAGAACGCATGCCATATCAGCTTCCTTCCGAAGCAGAATGGGAATATGCCGCAAGAGCCGGGAAAAACGGTATGCAATATCCATGGGGAGGACCTTCGGCCAGAAATGCAAGAGGTTGTCTGATGGCCAATTTCAAACCGGGAAGAGGTAACTATATTGATGATGGCGCAGCTTATACTGCTCCGGTATATTCCTACTGGCCAAATGATTTCGGATTATATAATATGGCAGGTAACGTGGCCGAATGGACACAATCAAGCTATGATGAATCCGCATATTCTTTCGTTCATGATATGAACCCAACTTATGCTCACAGCGCTAAGGCGAGTGATCAGAATGCAATGAAACGTAAAGTCGTACGTGGCGGATCATGGAAAGATATCGGTTATTTCCTGCAAAACTCTACCCGTCAGTATGAATATCAGGACACCGCAAAATCCTATATCGGATTCAGATCTGTGACGCGATATACAGGGGTGACCAAATAA
- the porL gene encoding type IX secretion system motor protein PorL/GldL, translating into MATKRKFKFGINTLINWGATVVIIGLMFKILHFKGGEWMIGIGLAVEALLFFIMGFLASESEVDWTRVYPELDEDYNGELPKAGARPAIAAAPAATGNTAALDKLLQDAKIDENLIGNLGDGLRTFSDKVASISKVADTATATNLFADKLNAASAGAANLSSAFDRAAADLKTFNESSTDMQQFKEQVSTFNKNLASLNAIYGNMLSAMNPNKS; encoded by the coding sequence ATGGCAACAAAACGTAAGTTTAAATTTGGTATTAACACCTTGATCAACTGGGGTGCTACTGTCGTAATCATTGGATTGATGTTTAAAATTCTCCATTTTAAAGGTGGTGAGTGGATGATAGGTATTGGATTGGCTGTTGAAGCACTTTTGTTCTTCATAATGGGTTTTTTGGCAAGCGAATCAGAAGTAGACTGGACAAGGGTATATCCTGAGTTGGACGAAGATTATAACGGAGAGTTGCCAAAGGCGGGTGCACGCCCGGCTATCGCAGCAGCTCCTGCGGCAACAGGCAATACTGCAGCATTAGACAAATTATTGCAGGATGCTAAAATAGATGAAAACCTTATTGGTAATTTAGGAGACGGACTACGCACATTCAGCGACAAGGTAGCTTCGATCTCTAAGGTAGCAGATACCGCTACTGCAACGAATCTGTTTGCAGATAAACTGAATGCCGCATCAGCAGGTGCTGCAAATCTGAGCTCAGCATTTGACCGTGCCGCTGCGGATTTGAAAACATTTAATGAATCTTCTACTGATATGCAACAATTCAAAGAGCAGGTGAGTACATTCAACAAAAACTTAGCTTCTCTAAATGCGATCTATGGAAATATGCTTTCGGCTATGAATCCAAACAAATCATAA
- the porM gene encoding type IX secretion system motor protein PorM/GldM: MAGHRETPRQKMIGILYLVLLGLVALNVSDSILDAFKNLANSLSTSTQNTQAGIDNMFLSFRETKMKENPERARPILEKAEKAQQLTAKLTAYVDELKTLLAQEGGGEDSETGDLIKRNNTDIAYRLMITEKRGKQLRDMINSTKDELEKLTNKEVSFSLFAQDPVPRAGIKKTWEDSNFGDGIPLTAAITALEKIKADAKNTESAVVKHIFGKMDQAVVNLDRFSAVAVAPTSYLIQGQPYTAKVFLTAYDSKSNPSISVNGGALNVKDGQGLYSVNTSSVGEFKWQGKILVKQTDGTMKEYLTEPMTYQVAKPSAVVSPDAMNVLYIGVSNPISVSAPGIPMSSIQVAGNGVTISGSGGKYSAKVTTPGKATVSVSAKIDGKVQQLGTTEFRVKRIPKPAARVAGKTGGAISAAQLRGQNVVSAALDNFEFDAKFSITKFNMYILKPRVDPIGPYQSSGSSFSAQMKTGLGAITPGTLVAIYNIVGVGPDGVAQNLDPISFQVTN, encoded by the coding sequence ATGGCAGGTCATAGAGAAACACCCAGACAGAAGATGATTGGGATCCTATATTTGGTTCTACTAGGATTAGTAGCCCTGAATGTAAGTGATTCCATTTTAGATGCGTTCAAAAACTTAGCAAACAGCTTAAGTACATCAACCCAGAATACGCAGGCTGGGATTGATAATATGTTTTTGTCTTTTCGGGAGACAAAAATGAAAGAAAACCCGGAGCGTGCCAGACCTATTTTAGAAAAAGCAGAGAAGGCACAACAGTTAACAGCAAAATTGACAGCTTATGTTGATGAGCTGAAGACGCTTTTGGCACAGGAAGGTGGAGGAGAAGATAGTGAAACGGGAGATCTGATCAAAAGGAATAATACAGATATCGCTTACCGCCTGATGATCACTGAAAAACGTGGAAAGCAATTGCGGGATATGATCAATTCAACAAAAGATGAATTAGAGAAATTGACCAATAAGGAAGTAAGTTTCAGTTTGTTTGCTCAGGATCCGGTGCCACGTGCAGGAATCAAAAAGACCTGGGAAGATTCTAACTTTGGTGATGGTATTCCACTGACTGCAGCGATCACCGCATTAGAAAAAATCAAAGCTGATGCTAAGAATACAGAATCAGCTGTTGTAAAACATATTTTCGGTAAAATGGATCAGGCAGTTGTCAATCTGGACAGATTCTCTGCTGTTGCAGTTGCTCCTACTTCATATCTGATACAGGGACAACCTTATACCGCTAAAGTATTTTTGACTGCTTATGATTCCAAATCCAATCCAAGTATTTCAGTAAACGGTGGTGCACTGAATGTAAAAGATGGTCAGGGACTTTATTCGGTCAATACCTCTTCCGTAGGCGAGTTTAAATGGCAGGGTAAAATCCTTGTAAAACAGACCGACGGAACAATGAAGGAATATCTGACAGAGCCGATGACTTATCAGGTAGCCAAACCATCTGCAGTAGTATCTCCGGATGCTATGAACGTATTGTACATTGGAGTTTCAAATCCAATTTCAGTATCTGCTCCCGGTATTCCGATGAGTAGTATTCAGGTGGCAGGAAACGGAGTAACGATCTCCGGATCCGGCGGTAAATACTCTGCTAAAGTGACTACACCGGGAAAAGCAACGGTAAGTGTCTCTGCTAAGATTGACGGTAAAGTACAGCAACTGGGAACGACTGAGTTTCGTGTAAAACGCATACCAAAACCTGCGGCAAGAGTGGCAGGAAAAACGGGTGGGGCTATTTCGGCAGCACAACTTAGAGGTCAGAATGTAGTTTCAGCAGCATTGGATAATTTTGAGTTTGACGCTAAGTTCAGTATAACTAAATTCAATATGTATATCCTGAAACCAAGGGTAGATCCTATAGGTCCTTATCAATCTTCTGGTTCGAGCTTCTCGGCACAGATGAAAACAGGACTGGGGGCGATTACTCCTGGTACGTTAGTTGCGATTTACAATATTGTCGGTGTTGGTCCTGACGGAGTAGCACAAAACCTGGATCCTATTTCATTCCAGGTTACAAATTAA